The genomic segment TGCCAAATTTGGATGGTTTAGGGGTATTGGAGCGAATTAATGCTCGGACATCGGCGACACGTCCCAAAATTATTATGTTGACGGCATTTGGACAGGAATCTCTCACACATCAAGCAATGGTACTCGGTGTTGACTATTTTATTCTAAAACCTTTCGACTTGGATATTCTCAGCAAACGAATTCGTTCTTTAACGCAGGATATACCGTCGTCAGCACCCGCTCAGTTTTCTTCCACTGCCCCAATGGTAACGACAGTGGGGAATGGGCTCAATCTTTGCGTTGAAGTGACGACGATGATGCATCAAATTGGAATTCCCGCACATGTAAAAGGATATCAATATATCCGAGACGCAATATTGATGGTAGTAGAAGATGTATCGTTGTTAGGAGCAGTAACTAAAGAACTTTACCCTGGCATCGCCAAGAAATTTGATACTGCACCCAGTAGGGTAGAAC from the Desulfosporosinus sp. Sb-LF genome contains:
- the spo0A gene encoding sporulation transcription factor Spo0A codes for the protein MEKKIKIVIADDNRNLCQMLQNYLQGQEDLIIVGVANNGLETWELIQTQEPDLIILDLVMPNLDGLGVLERINARTSATRPKIIMLTAFGQESLTHQAMVLGVDYFILKPFDLDILSKRIRSLTQDIPSSAPAQFSSTAPMVTTVGNGLNLCVEVTTMMHQIGIPAHVKGYQYIRDAILMVVEDVSLLGAVTKELYPGIAKKFDTAPSRVERGIRHAIELAWERGHTDTLKRIFGYSMNIERQKPTNSEFIALLADKLRVMSKVS